A DNA window from Mycolicibacter hiberniae contains the following coding sequences:
- a CDS encoding thiolase family protein codes for MTVANNDVAIIGVGLHPFGRFDKSAMQMGAEAIHLALADAGAEWKDIQFGVGGSYEISNPDAVTRLVGLTGIPFTNVFNACATAATATQVCADNIRSGKYDIGIAIGMDKHPRGAFTDDPAKLALPAWYAENGQFVTTKFFGMKANRYLHDHGISQRTLAKVAAKNFRNGALNPNAFRRKPMSEDAILDSPALNYPLTQFMFCAPDEGAAAVVMCRADIAHRFSGKPVYLQATEIRTRRYGAYEVHATSAPIEEDVAPTVYAARAAFDKAGVAPEDVDVIQLQDTDAGAEIIHMAECGFCADGDQEKLLADGATEISGSLPVNTDGGLIANGEPIGASGLRQIHELVRQLRGEAGDRQVPGGPKVGFAQVYGAPGTASASILTV; via the coding sequence ATGACGGTAGCGAACAACGATGTGGCGATCATCGGCGTCGGACTGCACCCCTTCGGCCGATTCGACAAGTCCGCGATGCAGATGGGCGCCGAGGCCATCCACCTGGCCCTGGCCGACGCCGGGGCCGAATGGAAGGACATCCAGTTCGGAGTCGGCGGCAGCTATGAGATCTCCAATCCCGATGCGGTGACGCGACTGGTCGGTCTCACCGGCATCCCGTTCACCAATGTGTTCAACGCCTGCGCCACCGCGGCCACCGCCACCCAGGTCTGCGCCGACAACATCCGTTCGGGCAAGTACGACATCGGCATCGCGATCGGCATGGACAAGCACCCCCGCGGCGCGTTCACCGACGACCCGGCCAAGCTGGCGCTGCCCGCCTGGTACGCCGAGAACGGGCAGTTCGTCACCACCAAATTCTTCGGCATGAAAGCCAACCGCTACCTGCATGATCACGGCATCTCCCAGCGGACGCTGGCCAAGGTCGCCGCCAAGAACTTCCGCAACGGAGCGTTGAACCCGAACGCATTTCGCCGCAAGCCGATGTCCGAGGACGCCATCCTCGACTCGCCGGCGCTGAACTACCCGCTCACCCAGTTCATGTTCTGCGCCCCCGACGAGGGCGCAGCCGCGGTGGTGATGTGCCGCGCCGACATCGCGCACCGCTTCAGCGGCAAGCCCGTCTACCTGCAGGCCACCGAGATCCGCACCCGCCGCTACGGCGCCTACGAGGTGCACGCCACCTCCGCCCCGATCGAAGAGGACGTGGCACCGACGGTCTACGCCGCGCGCGCCGCCTTCGACAAGGCCGGTGTGGCACCCGAAGATGTCGATGTCATCCAATTGCAGGACACCGACGCCGGGGCCGAGATCATCCACATGGCCGAGTGCGGCTTCTGCGCCGACGGCGACCAGGAGAAGCTGCTCGCCGACGGCGCGACCGAGATCAGTGGGTCACTGCCGGTCAACACCGACGGCGGGCTGATCGCCAACGGCGAACCGATCGGTGCCTCGGGGTTGCGCCAGATCCACGAACTGGTGCGCCAATTGCGCGGCGAGGCCGGCGACCGCCAAGTGCCCGGCGGCCCGAAAGTGGGCTTCGCCCAGGTCTACGGCGCGCCGGGCACCGCCTCTGCATCGATCCTCACCGTCTAG
- a CDS encoding Zn-ribbon domain-containing OB-fold protein gives MRKPLAPDVTNWPDENLALIGSRCAECEATVWPRQDHCPRCSGPQMRDVLLPRQGTLEAWTTQGFVPKLPYAGGETAEGFTPYGVGLVRLGDVVQVEARLTESDPAKLQFGMDVELTMVPFYVDDDGTEILTWAFQPV, from the coding sequence GTGCGTAAGCCGCTTGCCCCCGACGTCACCAACTGGCCGGACGAGAATCTGGCCCTGATCGGCAGCCGGTGCGCGGAGTGCGAGGCGACTGTCTGGCCCCGCCAAGACCACTGCCCACGATGCAGCGGCCCGCAGATGCGCGATGTGCTGCTGCCCCGCCAGGGCACCCTGGAGGCCTGGACCACCCAGGGCTTCGTGCCGAAGCTGCCCTACGCCGGTGGCGAGACCGCCGAGGGCTTCACCCCGTACGGGGTCGGGCTGGTCCGACTCGGCGACGTGGTTCAGGTCGAGGCCCGTCTGACCGAATCCGATCCCGCCAAGCTGCAATTCGGCATGGACGTCGAATTGACCATGGTGCCGTTCTATGTCGACGACGACGGGACCGAGATTCTCACCTGGGCGTTCCAGCCCGTCTAA
- a CDS encoding TetR/AcrR family transcriptional regulator produces MRHDSPVGCIRVLPKRQQLEPLVSNPEEEPVWKQRAVERSIKTARLRAAQRVQRFLDAAQAIIIEKGSTDFTVQEVVERSRQSLRSFYLQFNGKHELLLALFEDALVRTSDQIRAATEGQAKPLEQLKVAVELLFELSRPDPAAKRPLFTDFAPRLLVSHPTEVRVAFTPLLALLTELMEAAEAAGELREGVDARRMAAMTMQTVMFVAQSSAESDDPAAHPITAEEVWDFCAHGIAK; encoded by the coding sequence CTGCGCCACGATTCTCCGGTAGGGTGCATTCGTGTTCTCCCAAAAAGGCAACAGCTGGAGCCGCTGGTGAGTAACCCGGAAGAAGAGCCCGTCTGGAAGCAGCGGGCGGTCGAGCGGTCGATCAAGACCGCACGGTTGCGGGCCGCCCAGCGCGTTCAGCGCTTCCTGGACGCGGCCCAGGCCATCATCATCGAAAAGGGCAGCACCGACTTCACCGTGCAGGAAGTCGTCGAGCGCTCGCGGCAGTCGCTGCGCAGTTTCTATCTGCAGTTCAACGGCAAGCACGAGCTGCTGCTGGCGCTGTTCGAAGACGCCCTGGTGCGCACCTCCGACCAGATCCGGGCCGCCACCGAAGGTCAGGCCAAACCGCTGGAGCAGCTGAAAGTGGCAGTCGAGCTGCTCTTCGAACTGTCCCGGCCGGACCCCGCGGCCAAGCGGCCCCTGTTCACCGACTTCGCGCCGCGCCTGCTGGTCTCGCACCCCACCGAGGTGCGCGTCGCCTTCACCCCACTGCTGGCACTGCTCACCGAGCTGATGGAAGCTGCCGAGGCGGCCGGTGAACTGCGCGAGGGCGTCGACGCCCGGCGCATGGCGGCGATGACCATGCAGACCGTCATGTTCGTCGCCCAGTCCAGCGCCGAATCCGACGACCCGGCGGCCCACCCGATCACCGCCGAAGAAGTCTGGGACTTCTGCGCCCACGGCATCGCCAAGTAG
- a CDS encoding enoyl-CoA hydratase, which produces MYIDYEVADRIATITLNRPDAANAQNTELLDELDAAWTRAADDDEVAVIVLRANGKHFSAGHDIKGGGPVPDKITLEFIYKHECKRYLEYTLRWRNVPKPSIAAVQGRCISGGLMLCWPCDLIIAADDAQFSDPVVLMGIGGVEYHGHTWELGARKAKEMLFTGRAMTAQEAERTGMVNRVVPREQLDAQTRQLAEHIATMPSFALRQAKRAVNQTLDVQGFHSAIQSAFDIHETGHGNALSVCGWPILVNLDQMKSQVT; this is translated from the coding sequence ATGTACATCGACTACGAGGTCGCCGACCGGATCGCGACCATCACCCTGAACCGGCCCGACGCGGCCAACGCCCAGAACACCGAGCTGCTCGACGAACTCGACGCGGCATGGACCCGGGCCGCCGACGACGACGAGGTTGCCGTCATCGTCCTGCGCGCCAACGGCAAGCACTTCTCGGCCGGCCATGACATCAAGGGCGGCGGCCCGGTCCCGGACAAGATCACCCTGGAGTTCATCTACAAGCACGAGTGCAAGCGCTACCTGGAGTACACCCTGCGGTGGCGTAATGTGCCCAAACCGTCGATCGCCGCGGTGCAGGGCCGCTGCATCTCCGGGGGCCTGATGCTGTGCTGGCCGTGCGATCTGATCATCGCCGCCGACGACGCACAGTTCTCCGACCCGGTGGTGCTCATGGGTATCGGCGGCGTCGAATACCACGGCCACACCTGGGAACTGGGAGCCCGCAAGGCCAAGGAAATGCTGTTCACCGGGCGCGCGATGACCGCGCAGGAAGCCGAACGGACCGGCATGGTCAACCGGGTGGTGCCGCGCGAGCAACTGGATGCCCAGACCCGCCAACTCGCCGAGCACATCGCCACCATGCCGTCGTTCGCGCTGCGCCAGGCCAAACGTGCGGTCAACCAGACCCTGGACGTGCAGGGCTTCCATTCGGCGATCCAGTCCGCGTTCGACATCCACGAAACCGGTCATGGCAATGCGCTCTCGGTGTGCGGTTGGCCGATTCTGGTGAACCTTGACCAAATGAAGTCGCAGGTCACGTAG
- a CDS encoding cytochrome P450 produces MAEKTSDPVLLPPVVPIPALLTALLFLFGRKGAFRAVQRRYGGAFTVRLPVVGQAVVISDPVLAKNLFTTSSDLVARANNLGAVLGPGSTFSLAGAEHLRRRKLLVPPFHGKRMAGYESIVEQEALREVAAWPEGREFATQPSMMRITLNVVLRAVFGAEGAEFDELRQILPALVELGSRLAVLPPRVRRDYGPLSPGGRYAFYRRRYDASIARLIARARQDPDFAERTDVLSLLLAARYDDGQPISDAHIADELLTLLAAGHETTATTLAWAVERIRRHPDLLERLAAEVDAGGSELLQAAVWEVQRTRPVVEGTGRLTHARIRLGPWVIPDGRMVVVPFRMLHRSAQHYEDPELFNPDRFVGNPPDTTFWVPYGGGVNRCVGAAFANMEMLVTLRTLLREFEFVSTTARGERNRSRGVTTAAARGGRAVVRRRHKDARLTPVGSAAGV; encoded by the coding sequence GTGGCCGAGAAGACTAGTGATCCGGTGCTGCTGCCACCGGTGGTGCCGATCCCGGCACTGTTGACGGCGCTGCTCTTCCTTTTCGGCCGCAAGGGCGCCTTTCGGGCGGTGCAACGCCGCTACGGCGGCGCGTTCACGGTGCGCTTGCCGGTCGTCGGACAAGCGGTGGTGATCAGCGACCCGGTGTTGGCGAAGAATCTGTTCACCACCAGCAGCGACCTGGTGGCCCGGGCCAACAATCTGGGGGCGGTGCTGGGACCCGGATCAACGTTCAGCTTGGCGGGCGCCGAGCACCTGCGCCGGCGCAAGCTGCTGGTGCCGCCGTTCCACGGCAAACGGATGGCCGGATATGAGTCGATAGTCGAGCAGGAGGCGCTACGCGAGGTCGCGGCCTGGCCCGAAGGGCGTGAGTTCGCCACCCAGCCGTCGATGATGCGCATCACCCTCAACGTGGTCCTGCGGGCGGTCTTCGGTGCTGAGGGAGCCGAGTTCGACGAACTGCGCCAGATCCTGCCCGCACTGGTGGAACTGGGGTCCCGACTGGCGGTACTGCCGCCACGGGTCCGCCGCGACTACGGTCCGCTCAGCCCCGGGGGGCGCTACGCCTTCTACCGGCGGCGATACGACGCATCGATCGCGAGACTGATCGCCAGAGCACGCCAGGACCCCGATTTCGCGGAGCGCACCGACGTGCTGTCGCTGCTGTTGGCGGCGCGCTACGACGATGGTCAGCCCATCAGCGACGCGCACATCGCCGACGAGTTGCTGACCCTGCTGGCTGCGGGCCACGAAACGACGGCGACCACTCTGGCGTGGGCGGTGGAGCGCATTCGCCGCCATCCGGACCTGTTGGAGCGCCTGGCGGCAGAGGTCGACGCCGGCGGTTCGGAGCTGTTGCAGGCCGCGGTGTGGGAAGTGCAGCGGACCCGTCCGGTGGTCGAGGGAACCGGGCGCCTTACCCACGCACGGATCAGACTGGGGCCGTGGGTGATCCCCGACGGACGCATGGTGGTGGTTCCCTTCCGGATGCTGCACCGCTCTGCGCAGCATTACGAGGATCCCGAGCTGTTCAACCCGGACCGGTTCGTGGGCAACCCGCCCGACACCACCTTCTGGGTTCCTTACGGCGGCGGGGTGAACCGTTGTGTGGGAGCGGCATTCGCCAACATGGAGATGTTGGTGACGCTGCGCACCCTGTTGCGCGAGTTCGAATTCGTCAGCACCACCGCGCGAGGAGAACGCAACCGCTCCCGAGGAGTGACCACCGCGGCAGCACGCGGAGGCCGAGCGGTGGTGCGGCGGCGGCACAAAGACGCCCGCCTCACCCCAGTCGGCAGCGCAGCTGGCGTTTGA
- a CDS encoding AMP-binding protein → MNLFTVLDQAAARFGDRGAVYHGERLLHTWSGLADRARRLATSLGRGADPGARIAIASENRPEIIELMFATWAAGLVVVPLNYKLHPKEMAQIIADAGAALVFASPKLAPELTAAVRAPVETIGGAAYRDRFTCPPADTADPDPSRLAWLFYTSGTTGRSKGAMLTHRNLMAMTVAHLADLDDPDAGCSLIHGAPMSHGSGLYIAPYVLRGARQVVPASSSFDTGEFLDLCDHHPGATAFLAPTMVARLVATGRDRPANLRSIVYGGGPMYLGDIKRAMTAFGPVFAQLYGQGEAPMTITGLARADHLGDEAILGSVGWPRSGVEVAVLRDDGSRAPAGEVGEIVCRGDVVMAGYWNNPDATAEALRDGWLFTGDRGSFDARGFLTLRDRSKDVVISGGSNIYPREVEEALLSHPGVVEAAVVGAPDAQWGETVVAFIVGGVSATELDSHLLERIARFKRPKRYEFVDTLPKNSYGKVLKRQLRCRLG, encoded by the coding sequence GTGAACCTGTTCACGGTGCTGGATCAGGCAGCGGCCCGGTTCGGCGATCGGGGCGCGGTGTATCACGGTGAACGGCTGCTGCACACCTGGAGCGGGCTGGCCGATCGCGCGCGCCGGTTGGCGACCTCGCTGGGCCGGGGCGCCGACCCCGGCGCGCGGATCGCGATCGCCAGTGAGAACCGTCCGGAGATCATCGAGCTGATGTTCGCCACCTGGGCGGCCGGTCTGGTCGTCGTGCCACTCAACTACAAGCTGCATCCGAAGGAAATGGCGCAGATCATCGCCGACGCCGGTGCCGCGCTGGTCTTCGCGTCACCGAAACTCGCCCCGGAACTCACGGCGGCGGTCAGGGCCCCCGTGGAGACCATCGGCGGCGCCGCCTATCGGGACCGATTCACCTGCCCGCCCGCTGACACCGCCGACCCGGATCCCTCCCGGCTGGCGTGGTTGTTCTACACCAGCGGCACCACGGGACGCTCCAAGGGCGCCATGTTGACCCACCGCAACCTGATGGCGATGACGGTGGCGCATCTGGCCGACCTGGACGACCCGGACGCCGGCTGCAGCCTGATCCACGGTGCGCCGATGTCGCACGGATCGGGGCTCTACATCGCCCCCTACGTGCTGCGCGGCGCGCGCCAGGTGGTGCCGGCGTCGAGCTCGTTCGACACCGGCGAGTTCCTCGATCTGTGCGACCACCATCCGGGCGCCACCGCGTTCCTGGCGCCGACCATGGTGGCCCGCCTGGTGGCCACCGGCCGGGACCGGCCGGCCAACCTGCGCAGCATCGTCTACGGCGGCGGGCCGATGTACCTCGGGGACATCAAACGGGCGATGACCGCCTTCGGGCCGGTGTTCGCCCAGCTCTACGGCCAGGGCGAGGCGCCCATGACCATCACCGGGCTGGCGCGAGCCGATCACCTCGGCGACGAGGCGATCCTGGGCTCGGTCGGCTGGCCGCGGTCGGGTGTCGAGGTGGCGGTGCTGCGCGACGACGGCTCCCGGGCCCCGGCCGGCGAGGTCGGCGAGATCGTCTGCCGCGGCGACGTCGTCATGGCCGGCTATTGGAACAACCCCGACGCCACCGCCGAGGCGCTCCGGGACGGCTGGTTGTTCACCGGGGACCGGGGCTCGTTCGACGCCCGCGGCTTCCTGACCCTGCGGGACCGCTCCAAGGACGTGGTGATCAGCGGCGGCAGCAATATTTATCCGCGTGAAGTCGAGGAGGCGCTGCTGAGTCATCCCGGCGTCGTCGAGGCCGCGGTGGTGGGCGCACCCGACGCGCAGTGGGGCGAGACAGTGGTGGCCTTCATCGTGGGAGGCGTGTCGGCCACCGAGCTGGACAGCCATCTGCTGGAGCGCATCGCGCGGTTCAAGCGCCCCAAGCGCTACGAGTTCGTCGACACGCTGCCCAAGAACAGCTACGGCAAGGTGCTCAAACGCCAGCTGCGCTGCCGACTGGGGTGA